In a genomic window of Carassius gibelio isolate Cgi1373 ecotype wild population from Czech Republic chromosome A3, carGib1.2-hapl.c, whole genome shotgun sequence:
- the LOC127947376 gene encoding Krueppel-like factor 7 gives MTKLQVINTFLTERLMATLNEIMDMIGGTVLQYEKELDSVQKDNEYLKKRLKEIEKIVESNGPAISNLAPSPPPPPHLKWTSSIETETMATEIYQNQNQVQNEQLTSTKAEEFSNHALLVTESDIDIPCPQLPNTLVLTDTDFEPSTLNEFPCGVKTEPDESLDSQSTDANISIYGPVPHCTAQLPATTDINHMPDPKVFSLSNYTDLESAKCTKPKPKSFRLSHSKISQTVLKTTCPESGVAHVNYNTAHQNTDSRSVRNDTNSGNSHLRIANVVVNPLRHTAFSREVRQGRGRGRGRGGGGGGGGGGGGGGGGVKGPGTHICPQCGKLFPHHSRLKVHMLIHTGEKPYACAQCGKRFNNDGTLRNHSRVHLQLRLFDCPVCARSFKDAYTCRNHMRVHNR, from the exons ATGACGAAGCTGCAGGTCATCAACACGTTTCTGACGGAGCGCTTAATGGCGACGCTCAATGAAATCATGGACATGATCGGCGGAACGGTCCTGCAGTACGAGAAAGAGCTGGACAGCGTGCAGAAGGACAACGAGTATCTGAAGAAGAGACTGAAGGAGATCGAGAAAATCGTCGAGTCGAACG GTCCGGCCATTTCAAACCTTgcaccatcaccaccaccaccaccacatcTAAAATGGACTTCTAGCATTGAAACTGAAACAATGGCTACAGAGATCTATCAGAATCAGAACCAGGTACAAAATGAACAGCTCACCTCAACGAAAGCAGAAGAGTTCTCCAACCATGCTCTACTGGTGACTGAATCAGACATCGATATACCTTGTCCCCAGTTACCAAACACACTGGTTCTCACAGATACGGACTTTGAACCATCCACTTTAAATGAATTTCCTTGTGGTGTAAAAACAGAGCCTGATGAAAGCCTTGATTCACAGTCTACCGATGCTAACATATCCATCTATGGTCCAGTACCTCATTGCACTGCTCAGTTACCAGCTACTACTGATATTAACCACATGCCTGATCCTAAAGTGTTCAGTTTATCGAATTACACTGATCTAGAATCAGCTAAATGTACGAAGCCAAAGCCTAAATCCTTTCGATTATCCCACAGTAAAATAAGCCAAACTGTGTTAAAGACCACTTGCCCTGAATCAGGCGTAGCTCATGTCAACTACAACACCGCTCATCAAAACACAGACTCAAGATCAGTCAGGAATGACACTAATAGCGGCAACAGTCATCTCCGTATAGCTAATGTTGTGGTCAACCCTCTACGTCACACGGCGTTCAGCAGAGAGGTCAGGCAGGgtaggggtaggggaaggggacggggaggaggaggaggaggaggaggaggaggaggaggaggaggaggaggagtcaAAGGTCCTGGGACGCACATATGCCCACAGTGTGGAAAACTATTCCCGCATCATTCACGGCTAAAGGTGCACATGCTCATTCATACAGGAGAGAAGCCATACGCTTGTGCTCAGTGTGGGAAACGCTTCAACAACGACGGCACTCTGAGGAACCACAGCCGCGTGCATCTGCAGCTTCGTCTGTTTGACTGTCCTGTGTGTGCACGCAGCTTTAAGGATGCCTACACCTGTCGAAATCACATGCGTGTTCATAATAGGTGA